The Pseudomonas nunensis genome includes the window GCTCAAGAGTGACAGGCTCATACGGTTTCCTTGGGTTCGGACTCGGTTATGTGCAACACAGTGAACTGTGGGGACACTGATATCCCTGTAGGAGCGGGCTTGCTCGCGAAGAGGCCATCACATTCAACATTGATGTTGTCTGACACACCGCTTTCGCGAGCAAGCCCGCTCCCACAGAAAAGCCCCCTCACTGGGCAGTCAGGCATTTTGTGCCTGGAGAAAAATTGAAAACAGCTCCTGCTGGGATTTGATCCCCAGTTTGCTGTACATGTGTTTCTTATGGACTTTCACGGTTTCTACGGAGATTTCCAGCTTACGGGCGATTTCTTTACTGGAGCAACCGCTGAGCATCAAGCGTCCGACATCCAGTTCCCGAGCGGTTAACTGCGCGCCTTTGAGTTGCTGCACCGACGCTTCCAGCTGGACCCGCCAATCAGGCTGCGGTGGGGCGGGGGCCAGGGCCACGACTTCGTTGATTTCATACGGCAGGCGCTGGCGCAACAGACCCAGGACCCACGGCTGGATCAGCGACAGCAAGGCGATCTGCTGGCCACTGAAACGCTGCTTGCTGCCCAGCGACAGGCACAGCGTGCGGTCGCCTTCGAGCTGGCAATTGAACTGGATTTCATCGGCCACCACATTCAGACGAAAGTAGCGCTGGTAATACTCGGTCAGCTCGAAGTGTTCGGGCGCAACTTCCGACAGGCGATAGAGCCCGGTGCGCGACTGTTCGCGGCAGGCGATGTAGAACGGGTCGAGCAGGTACAGACCGCGCAGGTAATCCTGGAACAACTGGTCGGGGCTGCCATCCTCGCCAGGGCATTCGGCGAACACCTGCGGGTGCTGGTCGGCGCTGAACAGCAGCACCACCCAGCTATCGAAATCCACGTATTGATCGAGCAACCGCACGAGCTGCGTCCAGAAATTCGGCTTGTCGAGGGCGTCGATCAGTTGCCCCACCGAGCGGTGCCAGGCGATGTCATCCAGCGAAAGTGTCATGCGTCTACCCCTATCGGGTTACCCCGGCCGCGTAATTCCCTGGCCGGTTGCTTGCTGCGCATACTGGCGCACAGACACCGACCGGGCAATCTTTCTGCAACCCCGGCGCACATAACAAGGAATACCCATGAAGGTCGAACTCGCCCAATTGGCGGGCCGTGACAACGACACGGCTTACAACCTCGAACGCGCCCTGGCCGCGATTGCCGCCAGCGCCGCCGATACGCAACTGATCATGTTCCCGGAAGGCCACTTGATGGGCTTCCCCTCGGAAGAATCCGTGGCCCAGGTCGCCGAGCCGCTGGACGGCCCGACCGTCAGCGCGGTGATCGCCGCCGCCCGTGCACGCAATATCGCCGTGGTGGTCGGCATGGCCGAGAACGACAACGGTCGTTTCTACAACACCACGCTGCTGATTACCCCTGAAGGCATTGCCCTGCGCTATCGCAAGACGCATTTGTGGGCGTCGGATCGCGGGGTCTACGAGCCCGGCGACCGTTATGCCACGTGCCTGTGGAACGGGGTGCGGGTCGGTCTGTTGATTTGCTACGACATCGAATTCCCCGAGACTGCCCGCGCCCTGGCGCAACTGGGCGCCGAAGTGCTGATCGTCACCAACGGCAACATGGACCCGTACGGCCCGACCCACCGCACCGCGATCATGGCCCGCGCCCAGGAAAACCAGGCGTTCGCGCTGATGGTCAACCGGGTGGAAGCGGGCGATGGCGGCTTGTTGTTTGCTGGCGGCAGTGCGCTGGTGGATCCGCTGGGCACTCTGCTGTTCGAAGCCGGGCGCGAGGAGGGGCAGTTCGCGGTTGAGCTGGACCTGAATCAGCTGGCGGCAGCGCGGCAGGATTATCGGTACCTGGATGACCAGCGGCTGAAGTTGCCGGGGGAGATTGTTGAGCATGCCAATGGACTGCGGGAGTTACTGATTCCCAGGAACTGATCCGGTTTTTGTGTCGATCGGGCTGGCGCCTTCGCGAGCAAGCCCGCTCCCACATTTGAAATGCATTCCCCTGTGGGAGCGGGCTTGCTCGCGAAGAGGCCCTCCCAGACGACACACCTGTTTCGATCGACCAAGAACAACAACGCAACACCCGTAATTTGCGCCGAACTCGGCTCTGCCATAAATCTAATAAATTCGGAGTAGTCGCTCATGGCTCGTTTACAACGCACCCTGTCATTGGGTTCGGTGGTGCTGTTCGGCATCGCCTACATGACGCCGATCATTGTGCTCGGCACCTTTGGCATCCTCGCTCAATCCACCGCCGGCATGGTCCCGGCCGCTTACCTGGCGGCGCTGGTGGCGAT containing:
- a CDS encoding helix-turn-helix transcriptional regulator yields the protein MTLSLDDIAWHRSVGQLIDALDKPNFWTQLVRLLDQYVDFDSWVVLLFSADQHPQVFAECPGEDGSPDQLFQDYLRGLYLLDPFYIACREQSRTGLYRLSEVAPEHFELTEYYQRYFRLNVVADEIQFNCQLEGDRTLCLSLGSKQRFSGQQIALLSLIQPWVLGLLRQRLPYEINEVVALAPAPPQPDWRVQLEASVQQLKGAQLTARELDVGRLMLSGCSSKEIARKLEISVETVKVHKKHMYSKLGIKSQQELFSIFLQAQNA
- a CDS encoding carbon-nitrogen hydrolase family protein; this translates as MKVELAQLAGRDNDTAYNLERALAAIAASAADTQLIMFPEGHLMGFPSEESVAQVAEPLDGPTVSAVIAAARARNIAVVVGMAENDNGRFYNTTLLITPEGIALRYRKTHLWASDRGVYEPGDRYATCLWNGVRVGLLICYDIEFPETARALAQLGAEVLIVTNGNMDPYGPTHRTAIMARAQENQAFALMVNRVEAGDGGLLFAGGSALVDPLGTLLFEAGREEGQFAVELDLNQLAAARQDYRYLDDQRLKLPGEIVEHANGLRELLIPRN